A stretch of the Mycobacterium shigaense genome encodes the following:
- a CDS encoding adenylate/guanylate cyclase domain-containing protein, protein MSDTQSQLSVLKQTADRAVAEAIGRLIENGADHELNRINALDFSERTGFDEEKVISGFLHAARIGLFDLTWNVLCPGCSGVLDAHDTLKSLRDDDYRCGLCACGYEPSVDAQVEVAFTVSPKVRRIAAHDPNTLPLWDYYTEVFWSSGIDLSENSFASLTEEATLEAQELPAGEKAVLSIQLPPQFIIVFEPVTHSAHFIDVDGEPTEQPQQLELIFNKAHPPTGSSALRPGPVRLALNNESTLRTLPTVFVADGLHDLLGKRRPFLTAKRMLSNQTFRDVFKADNLKIDQRLKITSLTFLFTDLKGSTALYERVGDLAAFDLVRAHFRALLEIIAAEKGAVVKTIGDAVMATFVQPDHALIAGLRMRAAMDKLNAERGRSDLIVKIGIHEGPCLAVMLNERQDYFGQTVNVAARVQSLSTAQEIHITDPVINAPGVAAVLQKEAIRPVRKEAALRGIADKMVVYEIP, encoded by the coding sequence ATGAGCGACACCCAGTCCCAATTGTCGGTGCTGAAGCAAACCGCCGATCGGGCCGTCGCAGAGGCCATCGGACGGCTGATCGAGAACGGCGCAGATCATGAGCTCAATCGGATCAACGCCCTGGACTTTTCCGAGCGCACCGGCTTCGACGAAGAAAAGGTGATTTCCGGCTTCCTGCATGCCGCGCGGATTGGCCTGTTCGATCTGACCTGGAATGTGCTTTGTCCTGGTTGCAGCGGCGTGCTGGACGCACACGACACATTGAAATCGCTGCGTGATGACGACTATCGCTGCGGATTATGCGCCTGCGGCTACGAGCCTTCGGTCGACGCGCAGGTCGAGGTGGCCTTTACGGTCAGCCCGAAGGTCCGGCGGATTGCCGCCCACGATCCCAACACGCTGCCGTTGTGGGACTACTACACAGAGGTGTTCTGGAGTTCGGGCATCGACCTCAGCGAGAATTCGTTTGCCTCGCTGACCGAGGAAGCGACGCTGGAGGCGCAGGAACTGCCCGCCGGCGAGAAGGCGGTGCTGTCCATCCAGCTTCCGCCGCAATTCATCATCGTTTTCGAGCCGGTGACGCACTCCGCTCATTTCATCGATGTCGACGGCGAGCCGACCGAGCAGCCTCAGCAGCTCGAGCTGATCTTCAATAAGGCGCACCCGCCGACTGGGTCGAGCGCCTTGCGTCCAGGTCCGGTACGGCTCGCGCTCAACAATGAGTCCACTCTGCGGACGCTGCCCACCGTCTTTGTCGCCGACGGCCTTCACGATCTTTTGGGCAAGCGCAGGCCGTTTCTCACCGCCAAGCGAATGCTGTCTAACCAGACATTCCGCGATGTGTTCAAGGCCGACAACCTCAAGATCGATCAGCGTCTCAAAATCACGTCGCTGACGTTTCTGTTCACCGACCTCAAGGGGTCGACCGCACTTTACGAGCGGGTCGGTGACCTCGCCGCGTTTGACTTGGTGCGCGCGCATTTTCGCGCACTACTGGAAATCATCGCGGCCGAAAAGGGTGCCGTGGTCAAAACCATCGGGGACGCCGTGATGGCGACCTTTGTCCAACCGGACCACGCACTCATCGCGGGTTTGCGCATGCGGGCCGCGATGGACAAGCTGAATGCCGAGCGCGGCAGGTCGGACCTGATCGTCAAGATCGGCATCCACGAGGGGCCGTGCCTCGCGGTGATGCTGAACGAGCGGCAGGACTATTTCGGCCAGACCGTCAACGTCGCGGCGCGCGTGCAGAGCCTGTCGACCGCGCAGGAAATCCACATCACCGATCCCGTGATCAACGCGCCCGGCGTCGCGGCCGTCCTGCAGAAGGAGGCGATCCGACCGGTTCGGAAAGAGGCCGCGCTGCGCGGCATCGCCGACAAGATGGTGGTCTACGAGATCCCATAG
- a CDS encoding sensor histidine kinase: MWISDLSRGVPGTMLKLFVAGEVIAWSISTPVALALHAWVMRSAWVLALALICVAESAVQVASLRLALSHKNQQAVTLMCVGNWVGALMVTFVAPVLLPVVALAALLPVIFAERYVRGRRLLAFTATTAGCLLALGALAGLQDVSGLSDKLPKSVGNTFVIAGLPAMAILILLVAWNNAAALRNTAKELAASRSRLIAATDNERRRLERDLHDGAQQHLVALAVLLQLARTAEQDAASSLLLEASQVLDTAITEIRRLAHGIYPPLLVSGGLAHALPAAAAHAAVPVDLNLNGLARYPTEIEAALYYCTTEALQNAAKHGGPNTKAAVSAHTDGHTLTITISDTGRGFSRASDGAGLTNMKDRLAAIGGRLEIATAPSRGTRIAAIVTCAPLPTSSPGADQLPV, translated from the coding sequence ATGTGGATTAGCGACCTCAGCCGCGGCGTCCCGGGAACAATGCTCAAGCTTTTTGTTGCCGGTGAGGTGATCGCATGGAGCATCAGCACCCCAGTCGCGCTAGCTCTGCACGCCTGGGTAATGCGATCCGCTTGGGTGCTTGCCCTTGCTCTTATTTGTGTTGCAGAGAGCGCTGTGCAGGTCGCGTCACTTCGCCTGGCTCTGAGCCACAAAAATCAGCAGGCAGTGACATTGATGTGCGTCGGCAACTGGGTGGGCGCCCTGATGGTCACGTTTGTTGCGCCGGTGCTGCTGCCCGTCGTCGCGCTCGCTGCACTGCTACCCGTTATTTTCGCCGAGCGCTACGTACGCGGAAGGCGACTGTTGGCGTTCACAGCGACCACCGCCGGTTGCCTATTGGCCTTGGGAGCGCTCGCGGGACTACAGGATGTTTCAGGGCTGTCCGATAAATTGCCCAAATCCGTCGGCAACACTTTCGTTATTGCGGGACTGCCTGCGATGGCGATCCTCATCCTGTTAGTCGCCTGGAATAACGCTGCAGCCCTGCGGAATACGGCCAAGGAGCTGGCAGCGTCGCGCAGTCGTCTGATCGCCGCGACCGACAACGAACGGCGCCGACTTGAACGCGACTTGCATGACGGAGCCCAACAGCACCTGGTTGCGCTGGCGGTGCTGCTGCAGCTCGCCCGCACTGCGGAGCAAGACGCCGCGAGCTCGCTCCTCCTGGAAGCGTCACAAGTACTAGATACCGCGATTACCGAGATCCGCAGACTCGCGCACGGCATTTACCCACCCTTACTGGTGAGCGGCGGCCTGGCGCACGCACTCCCTGCCGCCGCGGCACACGCTGCGGTACCCGTCGACCTGAACCTCAACGGCCTAGCACGCTACCCGACGGAAATCGAAGCAGCGCTGTACTACTGCACCACCGAGGCGCTGCAGAATGCCGCCAAACACGGCGGACCCAACACCAAGGCGGCGGTCAGTGCGCATACCGATGGCCACACGCTGACCATCACGATTAGCGACACCGGCCGCGGATTCAGCCGGGCAAGCGACGGCGCCGGCCTGACCAACATGAAAGATCGGCTGGCGGCCATCGGGGGCCGGCTCGAGATCGCCACAGCACCCAGCCGAGGCACGCGGATCGCCGCCATCGTTACTTGTGCGCCACTGCCCACCAGCAGCCCAGGCGCAGATCAATTACCGGTTTGA
- a CDS encoding response regulator, with the protein MEAEKVPVWVVDDQASFRRVAVAMLSATDEFVLAGECETGESAIEVTRDKRNGIVLMDIHMPGMGGIEAARRIHASHPDLTVLLMSTYDICDLPVGIEDCGASAYLRKEELSPDLLTRFWRSAR; encoded by the coding sequence ATGGAAGCCGAGAAGGTCCCCGTGTGGGTGGTCGACGACCAGGCCAGCTTTCGACGAGTAGCGGTCGCAATGCTCTCCGCCACAGATGAATTCGTGCTGGCGGGCGAATGCGAGACAGGCGAGTCCGCCATCGAGGTCACTCGTGATAAGCGGAATGGGATCGTATTGATGGACATCCACATGCCCGGAATGGGCGGTATTGAGGCTGCCCGGCGAATTCACGCCTCACACCCAGATTTAACAGTTCTCTTGATGTCTACCTACGACATCTGCGACCTGCCTGTTGGGATCGAGGACTGTGGCGCCTCGGCCTACCTACGTAAAGAAGAGTTAAGTCCGGATCTGTTGACCCGCTTCTGGCGTTCGGCCAGGTAG
- a CDS encoding response regulator transcription factor produces the protein MHCDNGDALMAVADQSISVVVAEDSLLVRDSVCRALSTDRDVTVVGEGVDYDSTVKLLDQHNPALLVTDVRMPPTSTDEGIRLAQWLRTAHPDTGVIVLSQYAEPAYAIGLLDGGTKARGYLLKERIAHFDQLSDAVREVASGGTVLDPLVVEALLARPASSSAVNTLTSREREVLAEIAAGASNRAIAERLVLSQRAVEKHINSIFAKLALTGDETVDRRVKAVLMFLSNGTSS, from the coding sequence ATGCACTGCGACAACGGAGATGCGTTGATGGCCGTGGCCGACCAGTCGATTTCGGTAGTGGTTGCCGAGGACTCTTTGTTAGTGCGCGATAGCGTGTGCCGAGCACTGTCAACTGATCGCGATGTGACGGTCGTTGGCGAGGGCGTCGACTACGACTCCACGGTTAAGCTTCTCGATCAACACAATCCAGCATTGTTGGTGACCGACGTGCGCATGCCACCAACATCGACCGATGAGGGAATTCGCCTCGCCCAGTGGTTACGCACGGCGCATCCCGACACCGGGGTGATCGTGTTGTCGCAATACGCCGAGCCGGCATATGCGATCGGGCTGCTGGACGGGGGCACCAAAGCGCGCGGCTACCTGCTGAAGGAACGAATCGCGCATTTCGACCAGCTTAGCGACGCGGTCCGCGAGGTCGCGTCTGGCGGGACGGTGCTGGATCCCCTTGTAGTAGAGGCGTTATTAGCAAGGCCAGCCTCATCGTCGGCAGTCAACACGCTGACTTCTCGAGAGCGAGAAGTACTCGCTGAGATCGCCGCCGGCGCGAGCAACCGGGCAATTGCGGAACGCCTCGTGCTCTCCCAACGGGCCGTAGAGAAGCACATTAACTCGATATTCGCCAAGCTCGCTCTCACGGGAGACGAGACGGTCGACCGGCGCGTGAAGGCGGTGTTGATGTTTCTCAGCAACGGCACGTCCAGTTAG
- a CDS encoding DUF3761 domain-containing protein: MKSSLEGPTTILRTGADKTLERRGICSTLVAIAVVVAAVGLASPAYARGGYGGGQGHGHGCYIAASGDCVQRPTTAPSRPPGATVQCADGAWSFSEHPSSGGTCHGHGGVS; this comes from the coding sequence ATGAAAAGCTCGCTAGAAGGTCCGACAACCATCCTTCGTACAGGGGCCGACAAAACGCTTGAGCGCCGGGGCATTTGTTCCACTCTCGTCGCAATAGCCGTCGTCGTGGCCGCCGTCGGATTAGCATCACCGGCGTACGCGAGGGGAGGCTACGGTGGCGGCCAGGGACACGGCCACGGCTGCTATATCGCCGCATCGGGTGACTGCGTTCAGCGTCCGACTACGGCACCGTCACGGCCACCAGGCGCCACCGTCCAATGCGCTGATGGCGCGTGGTCGTTCAGTGAGCACCCCAGTTCGGGAGGTACCTGCCACGGGCATGGTGGCGTCTCATGA
- a CDS encoding serine hydrolase domain-containing protein, with protein MAVGTVVVAFVAGCSRGEAAHPSVRDGGHPAQAPVAAPAPDFAKVSLLINAAIAADKLPGAVVVIGHGGRVAFHQAYGSRKLAGEPGLDGLPAPAEPMTEDTIFDLASLTKSLATATAVMQLGEQGKVAFDDPVQQQLPDFNPAGNARRAQVTVRMLLTHTSGLPGDVNLGDPWGLDGADQAEGIHRALTTPLESAPGVGFRYSDINFILLGALIERVTGEALDDYVQRHVFDPLHLTDTRYLPLAKACGPHTTIGSAIAWAPGAQGGAQDACPAGRWDVGLLPRIAPTARDEEGRAYPGKNPDLDHLLRGTVQDTTARRMGGVAGHAGLFSTAHDVGIFAQALLDRLAGRPSEFPLMRTTLEAMTSPQQPGHSAQQLEAAISASRAAVARGPNTTNPLLAPHYPTISGENLRGFGWDIDTADSTARGVIFPVGSFGHTGFTGTSVWMDPASDTYVVLLSNSIHVRGSPPMSILRGDVATASAQALGL; from the coding sequence ATTGCCGTCGGGACCGTCGTTGTCGCTTTCGTTGCGGGGTGCTCGCGCGGCGAGGCAGCACACCCATCGGTGCGCGACGGGGGACATCCGGCGCAGGCACCCGTCGCGGCTCCCGCGCCGGATTTCGCAAAGGTCTCCCTGCTGATCAACGCCGCGATCGCGGCAGACAAGCTGCCCGGCGCGGTCGTGGTGATCGGGCATGGCGGCAGGGTCGCCTTCCACCAGGCTTACGGCTCGCGCAAGCTGGCGGGCGAGCCCGGGTTGGATGGCTTGCCCGCACCTGCGGAGCCGATGACCGAGGACACCATCTTCGACTTGGCGTCGCTGACGAAGAGCCTCGCAACGGCGACCGCCGTTATGCAGCTCGGCGAACAGGGCAAGGTTGCGTTCGACGATCCCGTGCAGCAGCAGCTGCCGGACTTCAACCCTGCGGGCAACGCCCGGCGCGCGCAGGTCACCGTCCGCATGTTGCTGACGCACACTTCGGGCTTACCGGGCGACGTCAATCTGGGCGATCCGTGGGGACTGGACGGAGCGGACCAGGCAGAGGGCATCCATCGCGCGCTGACGACACCGCTGGAGTCTGCTCCCGGTGTGGGTTTCCGCTATTCCGATATCAACTTCATCCTGCTGGGTGCGCTGATCGAGAGGGTGACGGGTGAGGCCCTGGACGATTACGTTCAGCGGCACGTATTCGACCCGCTTCACCTGACGGACACCCGCTACCTTCCTTTGGCCAAAGCCTGTGGTCCGCACACGACGATCGGCTCCGCGATCGCCTGGGCTCCCGGGGCCCAAGGCGGGGCGCAGGACGCGTGCCCCGCTGGTCGTTGGGACGTAGGCCTCTTGCCGCGCATCGCACCGACCGCGCGCGACGAAGAGGGCAGAGCCTATCCGGGCAAGAACCCCGATCTCGATCACCTGCTGCGGGGCACCGTGCAGGACACCACGGCGCGACGCATGGGCGGCGTGGCCGGGCATGCCGGATTGTTTTCGACGGCTCACGACGTGGGCATCTTCGCCCAAGCCCTGCTTGATCGACTCGCGGGTCGCCCGAGCGAATTTCCTTTGATGCGAACAACTTTGGAGGCGATGACGAGTCCGCAGCAGCCGGGCCACAGCGCGCAACAACTCGAAGCGGCGATTAGCGCCTCCCGAGCGGCCGTCGCGCGGGGACCCAATACGACGAATCCGCTTCTGGCTCCGCACTACCCGACGATCAGCGGTGAAAACTTGCGCGGCTTCGGCTGGGATATCGACACCGCCGACTCCACGGCGCGGGGCGTGATCTTCCCCGTCGGAAGCTTTGGTCACACCGGCTTCACCGGAACCTCGGTTTGGATGGACCCGGCCTCCGATACTTACGTTGTTCTGCTCTCGAATTCCATCCATGTGCGAGGCAGTCCACCGATGTCGATTTTGCGCGGCGACGTCGCGACGGCGAGCGCACAAGCGCTTGGCCTTTAA
- a CDS encoding B12-binding domain-containing radical SAM protein produces the protein MADIVLINPRFDVSYWGLEYALPLLGKKRILPSVCLPLLAALTPDDHCVTIVDENVEPIDYDRVAQADIVGLTGMDVQGHRMLEILRELKARGVFTVVGGPSVTVQEDYFDGLADVVFVGEADTTWPQFLDEWAHGRQLHRYEQSAPSNMTRSPTPRYDLLKTKDYLFGSIQFSRGCPFQCEFCDIPITFGRKPRLKTTAQVLTELEAMRRQHVRMAFIVDDNLIGTAAVKKLLRDIASWQAAKGYPLTFMAYASLNLAEDDELLELMDAANIAMVFIGIETPNEESLHEAKKYQNVRKGGTIVDRVRKVQDSGLEVLCGMIVGFDHDDTRIFKAQYEFIRQTDIMHPTLNMLVAIPKTPLYTRLKNEGRLDLSKTNASDGMFGTNVIPLGMTRDELRDGYVGLVRDMHDPDFYFDRLENLYLRRRINFGRTRQAHWRQHPLTKRKSQLLEALAAIVLFVRLMREVPEPKLRRIYRHRMSAMLRHRPDPSVLFISVVKCAMHYHQHMMTREIAEGGISSTHARGGMAFY, from the coding sequence ATGGCCGATATTGTGCTGATCAATCCTCGGTTCGACGTGTCTTATTGGGGCCTCGAATACGCGCTTCCGCTCCTCGGTAAAAAGCGCATCTTGCCGAGTGTCTGTCTGCCGCTGCTGGCGGCGCTGACGCCCGACGACCATTGCGTGACAATCGTCGACGAGAACGTCGAGCCCATCGACTACGACCGGGTGGCCCAGGCCGACATCGTCGGGCTCACCGGCATGGACGTCCAAGGCCACCGGATGCTCGAGATTCTCCGTGAACTGAAAGCCCGTGGTGTGTTCACAGTTGTCGGCGGCCCGTCGGTCACGGTGCAAGAAGACTACTTCGACGGCCTGGCGGACGTCGTTTTCGTCGGCGAAGCCGACACGACCTGGCCGCAGTTCCTCGACGAATGGGCCCACGGACGGCAGCTGCACCGATACGAGCAAAGCGCGCCGAGCAACATGACCCGTTCGCCGACGCCGCGGTACGACCTGCTCAAGACAAAGGACTACCTGTTCGGCAGTATTCAATTCAGCCGGGGCTGTCCGTTCCAGTGTGAGTTTTGCGATATTCCCATCACGTTCGGTCGCAAACCGCGATTGAAAACGACCGCGCAAGTGCTCACCGAGTTGGAAGCGATGCGTAGGCAGCACGTCCGAATGGCCTTCATCGTTGACGACAACCTGATCGGCACGGCCGCGGTGAAGAAATTGCTCCGCGACATCGCTTCGTGGCAAGCCGCCAAGGGATACCCCCTGACGTTCATGGCTTATGCGTCGCTCAACCTCGCCGAAGACGACGAGCTGTTGGAGCTGATGGATGCGGCGAATATCGCGATGGTCTTCATCGGTATCGAAACCCCGAACGAGGAATCACTGCACGAGGCGAAGAAGTACCAAAACGTCCGCAAAGGCGGGACGATCGTCGATCGCGTGCGCAAAGTGCAGGACTCCGGCCTCGAGGTGCTGTGCGGCATGATCGTCGGCTTCGACCACGACGACACCCGGATCTTCAAGGCACAGTACGAGTTCATCCGTCAGACCGACATCATGCACCCCACGCTCAACATGCTCGTGGCCATTCCCAAGACGCCGCTCTACACGCGGTTGAAGAATGAAGGCCGCCTTGACCTTTCGAAGACCAACGCGTCCGACGGAATGTTCGGCACCAACGTCATTCCGCTCGGCATGACCCGCGACGAGCTGCGCGACGGGTACGTCGGTCTGGTGCGGGACATGCATGACCCCGACTTTTACTTCGACCGGCTCGAGAACCTCTATCTTCGGCGCCGAATCAATTTCGGACGCACCCGCCAAGCCCACTGGCGCCAACATCCCTTGACCAAGCGGAAATCCCAGTTGCTCGAAGCGCTTGCGGCGATCGTCTTGTTTGTCCGGCTGATGAGGGAAGTGCCGGAGCCGAAGTTGCGCCGCATCTATCGCCACCGGATGTCCGCCATGCTTCGGCACCGGCCGGATCCAAGCGTCCTGTTCATCAGTGTGGTCAAGTGCGCCATGCACTACCACCAGCACATGATGACGCGTGAGATCGCGGAAGGCGGGATCTCCTCAACGCATGCAAGAGGAGGGATGGCTTTCTATTGA
- a CDS encoding N-acetylmuramoyl-L-alanine amidase, translating to MTLHHEAVVLGDNRNAPGRLRQDQRYHQDQKGWVDIAYHVGIDRDGNIYELRTPQIAGDTATDYDTTGHFLVLCEGDFDKEFVSEAQLHSAALAFAWAAQAFHIASDTLAGHRDLAQTSCPGANLYAQLSSGDLKRRVNDLLAGGTVNLQRVCGPEAAATVAAIEAG from the coding sequence ATGACTCTGCACCACGAGGCGGTCGTCCTCGGCGACAACCGCAACGCCCCGGGCCGTCTTCGCCAAGATCAGCGCTACCACCAAGACCAGAAAGGGTGGGTCGACATCGCCTATCACGTCGGCATCGACCGCGACGGCAACATCTACGAACTACGCACGCCGCAGATCGCGGGTGACACCGCGACGGATTACGACACAACCGGACACTTCCTGGTCCTCTGTGAAGGAGACTTCGACAAGGAATTCGTCTCAGAGGCTCAACTGCACAGTGCCGCTCTCGCTTTCGCCTGGGCCGCCCAAGCCTTTCATATCGCCAGTGACACCCTGGCCGGCCACCGCGATCTCGCCCAGACTTCCTGCCCGGGCGCCAACCTCTATGCCCAGCTGTCCTCGGGCGACCTCAAGCGCCGGGTCAACGATCTGCTTGCCGGGGGTACCGTCAACCTTCAGCGCGTCTGTGGGCCCGAAGCGGCTGCGACTGTCGCCGCGATCGAGGCCGGCTAA